The Rhizoctonia solani chromosome 1, complete sequence sequence GATTTGACACACTACGTGTATCACCGTATTGGCGACCTTTTGTGTATGTGTATCCCGTTCCAAAGCTCACGGCTCTCTTGTCATAGGTTTCCGTGTATGTTAATGGCAAACCGATGCCCTTTAACATGAAGATTGGCGAAGCAGGTGAAGCTTTCTTCGTCTTCGAAACGGATGAAGATGTCCCAGAAGAATTAATGACCAGTCCCATTCTCGAGCCTGTGCGACCTGGTCAAGAATCGAGAAAACTTGCTGGCAGTGGTCGGCTTATTGGAAGATTTGGGACACAAACGGCGCGAGCAAAGGATGAGAACGCGTTGCTGGGCGATGCTTTAGTTTCGGGAGATGAAGGAAGTAAAACCGGGGTGACATCAGTAAGTAGTGTTGGAGCATACATACTTGAAATGTGACACGAAAATCCCTTCTAGGACCAGGAGCCGGAGTTTCTGGACCTTTCTAATCCTTCCGCACCACGGCCCCGTGGTTACTCACCAACCCCATCCCTTTCACCTCCTATGTCTACTAGTACCCTTGAAACTGCTACTCTCCCTGCATCAACCCCTCCAACAGAACACGGCTCCCTCCCGCGATCCTTCTTATCCAAAGCATTCAACGCAACCAAGGCTGCCGCTCATATCACCGCTGAAGAGATAGAAGAAAAGAAGGATGCCGCGTATGATTTACTAAGGTACTCCAAAGGATCAGGGGGAATCGACGGTGTAGATCCCTCGGATGGCgtggatgaagaagaagctcTGAAGCTGCGCGAGGCCGCCCAGCCACCTGAAATCCGGTATGGCCATAATGTTGTACTTGACATGGCAGGTTACCACTCCAAATCTCAAGCAGTGGATGAGAGCTCCACGGAGCCAGAAAGTTGTAAGTTGGATGAGGCACTATTGTCATCGTTTTAATAGCACACCAATCAGCACCGTCGCAACCGCGAAGACCATCCCTTTCGAAGGCCAAGCCTCATTCTGATATGACCCTGTCACCGTGCGTAGTTCATTGAATATGCATATGACTTAATTGATTCTGACCCCAAGCAGGTCGGTTTCGCATGCTCCGTTCACTCGTGGCTCGTCGGAGCCACCCGAACGTATACCCGTTACTCAAGACGAATATAGCTGGGAGTGGGGCGCGATGCCAAAACTATCATCAGATTCTCAACTAGGAGGCAGTCCAAGCGCTAGTACTATCCGGGGTAATTCTTCGCCAAATCTTCCGACCATTCCTCTTGCCGAGCCTCGCACGCCTCCTTCAAATATCATTGGATTGGGACACCCATCGCGGATTAATCCTCGACCCGAATCCCGACCAGTATCCGATTCTGACTCACTTTTTGGTAATGGAGGTACACTCGTTGTCGAAAACGATGACGAGAATGAGCAGATATCAATGGAACACAATGGAATCAAACGTTTGACATTCGAATTGAGCCTTTGTGGCGATTCGCCATCTTCCCTGGACCCTCCAGAGGCTGCAAAACAGTTTTTGGCATCCAAAATCACATTGCAACGCTTACTTGAGGACCCCTCGACCGTACACAGCGAAAAATTGATTATTCGTTGGGATGAAAAATATATTTCGAGAACAGATGGAACACCCTTGTTCGACGCCCTTGTGGCTTGGAGAGATAATACATTGGCCCAACAATTATCTGCGGCATCAAATTCTCGAAATAATACTCCTCGTGGTCGATCGAGTTGGCTATGGTGGGGTAGAAGTCGCAGCGATCGTCCTGGTACCATCGACAACGAGGGGGCGCGAGCGACCGAGCGGCCTATGCTTTCCGATCCGCCTTCTGCGCCGGCTGGCTTGGACTTGGTGTGTGCAAACGTATAGCTGATGTCATAGTTCATACCAACTGAGATTACCGCGCAGGATGGGGCATCTAACCGGGCCGCCTCCCCTATTTCACCTACAAGTGAAAACGAGTCGGAAACTACACCCAATAAGCATTACGTGAAAACTCTGCGCTTGACCTC is a genomic window containing:
- a CDS encoding lipin-1, coding for MYLVRGIVTAATAPYQIYKDLNPSTLTGAIDVIVVERRAENGETELACSPFHVRFGKWQVLLPADKKVSVYVNGKPMPFNMKIGEAGEAFFVFETDEDVPEELMTSPILEPVRPGQESRKLAGSGRLIGRFGTQTARAKDENALLGDALVSGDEGSKTGVTSDQEPEFLDLSNPSAPRPRGYSPTPSLSPPMSTSTLETATLPASTPPTEHGSLPRSFLSKAFNATKAAAHITAEEIEEKKDAAYDLLRYSKGSGGIDGVDPSDGVDEEEALKLREAAQPPEIRYGHNVVLDMAGYHSKSQAVDESSTEPESSPSQPRRPSLSKAKPHSDMTLSPSVSHAPFTRGSSEPPERIPVTQDEYSWEWGAMPKLSSDSQLGGSPSASTIRGNSSPNLPTIPLAEPRTPPSNIIGLGHPSRINPRPESRPVSDSDSLFGNGGTLVVENDDENEQISMEHNGIKRLTFELSLCGDSPSSLDPPEAAKQFLASKITLQRLLEDPSTVHSEKLIIRWDEKYISRTDGTPLFDALVAWRDNTLAQQLSAASNSRNNTPRGRSSWLWWGRSRSDRPGTIDNEGARATERPMLSDPPSAPAGLDLDGASNRAASPISPTSENESETTPNKHYVKTLRLTSEQLKSLDLKKGANSITFSLSSGVVACTARIFLWDAHDHIVISDIDGTITKSDALGHVFTMIGRDWTHLGVAKLYTDIARNGYKIMYLTSRAIGQADSTRDYLKGIKQNNFQLPEGPVIMSPDRLMASLHREVIMRKPEVFKMACLRDIQRLFGNEYRNPFYAGFGNRITDALSYRSVNVPSDRIFTIDSSGEVKMELLELAGYKSSYIHMTDLVDQMFPPVHRRWAPEYTDFNFWRAPLPEIELPDLSPPSPALSAHSNTSGGSRLGRLVSLGRSASRASSIDARQAEKDVRSLGDTERRRTTSHPGTIMRAGTANVRPSSPLTGPAMSAEDLDVISDAEGRMQGGVDIDREHRRRKSFDSMPGSFEERRWVHGADEEDSDELATQDDAFDDEGEDGDEGDDEHDDDEDDDDEEPQFDTLATDEMEDTPFL